One genomic region from Streptomyces venezuelae encodes:
- a CDS encoding RidA family protein: MTTEKIALTPATHTAPPAKFSHGVKKGNILQVAGQVGFLPAVEGQPPVVAGPTLREQTLQTFANVKAILEEGGASWDDVMMMRVYLTDVDHFAEMNAIYNQYFQEEGLKAPASARTTVYVGLPAGLLIEIDALAVLG; the protein is encoded by the coding sequence ATGACCACCGAGAAGATCGCCCTCACCCCCGCCACCCACACCGCCCCGCCCGCGAAGTTCTCGCACGGCGTGAAGAAGGGCAACATCCTCCAGGTCGCCGGCCAGGTCGGCTTCCTCCCGGCCGTCGAGGGCCAGCCCCCGGTGGTCGCGGGCCCGACCCTGCGCGAGCAGACCCTCCAGACCTTCGCCAACGTCAAGGCGATCCTGGAGGAGGGCGGCGCGAGCTGGGACGACGTCATGATGATGCGCGTCTACCTGACGGACGTGGACCACTTCGCCGAGATGAACGCGATCTACAACCAGTACTTCCAGGAGGAGGGCCTCAAGGCCCCGGCCTCCGCCCGGACGACCGTGTACGTCGGCCTCCCGGCCGGCCTCCTCATCGAGATCGACGCGCTCGCGGTACTCGGCTGA
- a CDS encoding IclR family transcriptional regulator, whose translation MSQTVDRALSILPLLARGPADLGQVADELGVHKSTALRLLRTLHEHGLVHRQQDQRYRLGARLFALAQEAVENLDVREIAHPYLTALNERIGHTVHLAVYEEGEVLYIDKVESRYPVRMYSRIGKPVAITVAAVAKLLLADLPEPERRAVAAKLDYPPYTPRSTPNAAAFLKELATVREQGWATDLGGHEESINCVGAPIRGADGRVVAAMSVSAPNVVVTAEELLTLLPQVRRTAEAISREYSGTAPTKDNNG comes from the coding sequence ATGAGCCAGACCGTCGACCGGGCGCTCAGCATCCTGCCGCTGCTCGCCCGTGGCCCCGCCGACCTCGGGCAGGTCGCCGACGAACTCGGCGTCCACAAGTCCACGGCCCTGCGCCTCCTGCGCACCCTCCACGAGCACGGCCTCGTCCACCGGCAGCAGGACCAGCGCTACCGCCTCGGCGCCCGCCTCTTCGCGCTCGCCCAGGAAGCCGTCGAGAACCTCGACGTCCGCGAGATCGCCCACCCCTACCTCACCGCGCTCAACGAGCGGATCGGGCACACCGTCCACCTCGCCGTGTACGAGGAGGGCGAGGTCCTCTACATCGACAAGGTCGAGAGCCGCTACCCCGTCCGCATGTACTCCCGCATCGGCAAGCCGGTCGCGATCACCGTCGCCGCCGTCGCCAAGCTGCTCCTCGCCGACCTGCCCGAGCCCGAGCGCCGCGCCGTCGCCGCGAAGCTCGACTACCCCCCGTACACGCCCCGTTCGACCCCGAACGCCGCCGCCTTCCTCAAGGAGCTGGCGACCGTACGCGAACAGGGCTGGGCCACCGACCTCGGCGGCCACGAGGAGTCCATCAACTGCGTCGGCGCCCCCATCCGCGGCGCCGACGGCCGCGTCGTCGCCGCCATGTCGGTCTCGGCGCCCAACGTGGTCGTCACGGCCGAGGAACTCCTCACCCTCCTCCCGCAGGTGCGCCGCACCGCGGAAGCCATCAGCCGTGAGTACTCCGGCACCGCACCCACCAAGGACAACAACGGATGA
- a CDS encoding sugar kinase, whose translation MSGHAPPDFVCLGESMVTFLPSRPGRLADVPSFARAIGGAESNVACALAAAGHRVRWVGRVGRDGFGHHLVETIGAYGVDVTAVGRDPHRPTGVYFRTADDRATEAHEVVYYRAGSAASAMSPATVPYGSVADGRVLHLTGITAALSADCLALVRELTAPRPGRPLVSFDVNHRPALWRDGTAPGVLLELARRADVVFVGADEAEVLWGLREPGEIRAVLPEPAVVVVKRGEEGAVAFERCAASFPTPPLPEPGLRPKPRSSNAGRAEDAAATAPRSGPVPAPGTRAPDTVTTVPAPRVDVLAPVGAGDAFAAGFLSATLRGLDMTARLRHGHLMAAAALTVPGDVAVPPRRAHADRLAALDAGAWGTLHLGPGWTGDDQEVRTP comes from the coding sequence GTGAGCGGACACGCGCCCCCGGACTTCGTCTGCCTCGGCGAGTCCATGGTCACCTTCCTGCCCTCCCGGCCCGGCCGCCTCGCCGACGTCCCTTCCTTCGCCCGCGCGATCGGCGGCGCCGAGTCCAACGTCGCCTGCGCCCTCGCCGCCGCCGGACACCGCGTCCGGTGGGTCGGCCGCGTCGGCCGCGACGGCTTCGGGCACCACCTGGTCGAGACGATCGGGGCGTACGGCGTGGACGTCACGGCCGTCGGGCGCGACCCGCACCGTCCGACCGGTGTCTACTTCCGTACGGCCGACGACCGGGCCACCGAGGCGCACGAGGTCGTCTACTACCGCGCCGGCTCGGCCGCCTCCGCGATGTCGCCCGCCACCGTCCCGTACGGCTCCGTCGCCGACGGCCGCGTCCTGCACCTCACCGGCATCACGGCCGCGCTCTCCGCCGACTGCCTCGCCCTCGTCCGCGAGCTGACCGCTCCGCGCCCCGGGCGCCCCCTCGTCTCCTTCGACGTCAACCACCGGCCCGCCCTGTGGCGCGACGGCACCGCGCCCGGCGTGCTGCTCGAACTCGCCCGCCGCGCCGACGTCGTCTTCGTCGGGGCGGACGAGGCGGAGGTGCTGTGGGGGCTCCGTGAGCCGGGCGAGATCCGTGCGGTGCTGCCGGAGCCGGCGGTGGTGGTGGTGAAGCGGGGCGAGGAGGGGGCGGTCGCCTTCGAGCGCTGCGCGGCTTCCTTCCCCACCCCGCCCCTTCCCGAACCGGGGCTCCGCCCCAAGCCCCGGTCCTCAAACGCCGGACGGGCTGAAGACGCCGCCGCAACGGCACCGCGCAGCGGCCCCGTGCCCGCTCCAGGGACCCGTGCTCCCGACACCGTCACCACCGTCCCCGCCCCCCGCGTCGACGTCCTCGCCCCCGTCGGCGCGGGCGACGCCTTCGCGGCCGGATTCCTCTCCGCCACCCTTCGCGGACTCGACATGACCGCACGTCTCCGCCACGGCCACCTCATGGCCGCCGCCGCCCTCACCGTCCCCGGAGACGTCGCCGTCCCTCCCCGCCGCGCCCACGCGGACCGGCTCGCCGCCCTCGACGCGGGCGCCTGGGGGACACTTCACCTCGGCCCCGGCTGGACGGGGGACGACCAGGAGGTACGTACGCCATGA
- a CDS encoding alanine racemase, whose protein sequence is MPDLANERVDHRFKGLPPDAEGLTVGELAAQRRNLFTGGFTTPVLALSAESVEHNLRLLEVYAERHGLAFAPHGKTSMAPRLFDRQLEHGAWGITAAMPHQARVYRVHGVARIFLANELVDAVALRWLAAELDADPDFRFVCYVDSVRGVELMDEALTGAGAARPVDVVVELAAGATGRTGVRTEAECAAVADAVAAARTLRLVGVAGYEGTMPGADGERVREWLHRLVGLAADFDKAGRFDPAIGEIVISAGGSEWFDAVADVFAEIPDLSRPVLKLLRSGAYVSHDDGQYREKTPFNRVPEEGALQPAFRLWSQVVSRPTAEQAFTNAGKRDAAHDLHLPEAQVVRDARTGEVRAAEGVTVTGLSDQHAWLRTEAGADVEVGDWVGMGLSHPCTSFDKWQLIPLVEADGTVVDYIRTFF, encoded by the coding sequence ATGCCCGACCTGGCGAACGAGCGAGTCGACCACCGTTTCAAGGGGCTGCCCCCGGACGCCGAGGGCCTGACCGTCGGCGAGCTGGCGGCCCAGCGGCGCAACCTCTTCACCGGCGGCTTCACCACCCCCGTCCTCGCGCTCTCCGCCGAGTCCGTCGAGCACAACCTCCGCCTCCTGGAGGTCTACGCCGAGCGCCACGGCCTCGCCTTCGCCCCGCACGGCAAGACCTCCATGGCCCCCCGGCTCTTCGACCGCCAGCTGGAGCACGGCGCCTGGGGCATCACCGCCGCCATGCCGCACCAGGCCCGCGTCTACCGGGTCCACGGCGTCGCCCGGATCTTCCTCGCCAACGAGCTCGTCGACGCCGTCGCCCTGCGCTGGCTGGCCGCCGAGCTCGACGCCGACCCGGACTTCCGCTTCGTCTGCTACGTCGACTCGGTGCGCGGCGTCGAGCTGATGGACGAGGCGCTCACCGGGGCCGGCGCCGCCCGCCCCGTGGACGTCGTCGTCGAGCTGGCGGCCGGCGCGACCGGACGGACGGGCGTGCGGACCGAGGCGGAGTGCGCGGCCGTCGCCGACGCGGTCGCGGCCGCACGCACCCTGCGGCTCGTCGGCGTCGCCGGCTACGAGGGCACGATGCCCGGGGCGGACGGCGAGCGGGTCAGGGAGTGGCTGCACCGACTGGTCGGCCTCGCGGCCGACTTCGACAAGGCCGGCCGCTTCGACCCCGCCATCGGCGAGATCGTGATCAGCGCGGGCGGGAGCGAGTGGTTCGACGCGGTCGCGGACGTCTTCGCGGAGATCCCGGACCTCTCCCGCCCCGTCCTGAAGCTGCTGCGCTCCGGCGCGTACGTCTCGCACGACGACGGGCAGTACCGCGAGAAGACCCCCTTCAACCGGGTCCCCGAAGAGGGCGCGCTCCAGCCCGCGTTCCGGCTCTGGTCGCAGGTCGTCTCACGGCCGACGGCCGAGCAGGCGTTCACCAACGCGGGCAAGCGGGACGCCGCTCACGACCTCCACCTCCCCGAGGCGCAGGTCGTCCGCGACGCCCGCACGGGCGAGGTCCGGGCCGCCGAGGGCGTCACCGTCACCGGCCTCTCCGACCAGCACGCCTGGCTCCGCACGGAAGCCGGGGCGGACGTGGAGGTCGGCGACTGGGTCGGCATGGGCCTGTCCCACCCGTGCACGTCCTTCGACAAGTGGCAGCTGATCCCGCTGGTCGAGGCGGACGGCACGGTCGTCGACTACATCCGCACCTTCTTCTAG
- a CDS encoding N-acyl-D-amino-acid deacylase family protein encodes MDLVFRDAEVVDGSGGPSYRADVAIDGGRIATIVKEGAAAGCQRPTARRVVDAEGLALSPGFVDMHAHSDLALLRDPGHSAKAAQGVTLEVLGQDGLSYAPVDDRTLDEVRRTIAGWNGGAPGDTAVDLDWRTVGEYLDRLDGAHGGRGIAVNAAYLVPQGTVRMYAVGWEDRPATGPELDRMRRLVAEGLEQGAVGMSSGLTYTPGMYAPDAELTELCRVVAEYGGYYCPHHRSYGAGALRAYEEMVALTREAGCALHLAHATMNFGVNKGRAPELLALLDEALAGGADITLDTYPYTPGSTTLVAVLPSWAGEGGPEAVLARLRDEGTAERIRHDLEVVGSDGCHGVPMEWDTIEIAGVGDPGLAGFVGRRLDGWGTARRLLLDDRLGTTILQHVGHEENVRAIMRHRVHTGGSDGILQGLKPHPRAYGTFPEYLGRYVRELGVLSLEECVAHLTSRPAARLRLPDRGLVKEGYVADLVLFDPLTVASGATYDSPRTLPVGIPHVLIDGRFVIEDGRRTDILAGRSIRRTPVARI; translated from the coding sequence ATGGACCTCGTCTTCCGCGACGCGGAGGTCGTCGACGGCAGCGGCGGCCCGTCCTACCGGGCCGACGTGGCGATCGACGGCGGCCGGATCGCCACGATCGTCAAGGAGGGCGCCGCCGCCGGCTGCCAGCGCCCCACCGCCCGCCGCGTCGTGGACGCCGAGGGCCTCGCCCTCTCCCCCGGCTTCGTCGACATGCACGCCCACAGCGACCTCGCGCTGCTCCGCGACCCCGGCCACAGCGCGAAGGCCGCGCAGGGCGTGACGCTCGAAGTCCTGGGCCAGGACGGCCTGTCGTACGCGCCGGTCGACGACCGCACGCTCGACGAGGTCCGGCGGACGATCGCCGGCTGGAACGGCGGCGCGCCCGGGGACACGGCCGTCGACCTCGACTGGCGGACGGTCGGCGAGTACCTGGACCGCCTCGACGGCGCGCACGGCGGCCGGGGCATCGCGGTCAACGCCGCGTATCTGGTCCCCCAGGGGACGGTCAGGATGTACGCGGTCGGCTGGGAGGACCGCCCCGCGACCGGGCCCGAGCTGGACCGGATGCGGCGGCTCGTCGCCGAGGGCCTGGAGCAGGGCGCGGTCGGCATGTCCTCGGGCCTGACGTACACCCCCGGCATGTACGCGCCGGACGCCGAACTCACCGAGCTCTGCCGGGTCGTGGCAGAGTACGGCGGCTACTACTGCCCGCACCACCGCTCGTACGGCGCGGGGGCCCTCCGGGCGTACGAGGAGATGGTCGCCCTCACCCGCGAGGCGGGCTGCGCCCTGCATCTGGCCCACGCCACCATGAACTTCGGCGTGAACAAGGGCCGGGCGCCGGAGCTGCTCGCCCTCCTGGACGAGGCCCTCGCCGGGGGCGCGGACATCACCCTCGACACGTACCCGTACACGCCCGGCAGCACGACCCTGGTCGCCGTCCTGCCGAGCTGGGCGGGCGAGGGCGGCCCGGAGGCGGTGCTGGCGCGCCTGCGCGACGAGGGGACGGCGGAGCGGATCCGCCACGACCTGGAGGTCGTCGGCTCGGACGGCTGCCACGGGGTGCCGATGGAGTGGGACACGATCGAGATCGCGGGGGTGGGCGACCCCGGTCTCGCGGGGTTCGTGGGCCGCCGCCTCGACGGCTGGGGCACGGCCCGCCGGCTCCTGCTCGACGACCGGCTCGGCACGACGATCCTCCAGCACGTGGGCCACGAGGAGAACGTCCGGGCGATCATGCGGCACCGGGTCCACACGGGCGGCTCGGACGGCATCCTCCAGGGCCTCAAGCCGCACCCGCGCGCGTACGGCACGTTCCCCGAGTACCTGGGGCGGTACGTGCGCGAGCTCGGCGTCCTCTCCCTGGAGGAGTGCGTCGCCCATCTGACCTCCCGCCCGGCGGCCCGCCTCCGCCTCCCGGACCGGGGCCTGGTCAAGGAGGGGTACGTGGCTGACCTGGTCCTCTTCGACCCGCTGACGGTCGCGTCGGGAGCGACGTACGACTCCCCCCGCACGCTCCCGGTGGGCATCCCGCACGTCCTGATCGACGGCAGGTTCGTCATCGAGGACGGCCGCCGGACGGACATCCTGGCGGGCCGGTCGATCCGCCGGACGCCTGTGGCGCGGATCTAG
- a CDS encoding glutaredoxin domain-containing protein, with protein MTRAWILPALVLLCGGLAAAARAADGSSAGVVALLLLPFVLLAAVTSPLAFPRSTGAAEALRRAEADGRPVVYWRPGCAYCLRLRLRLGARARRAHWVDIWRDPEGAAQVRAATGGDETVPTVVVAGRAHVNPDPGWVRDRLAKPAG; from the coding sequence ATGACACGTGCCTGGATCCTGCCGGCGCTGGTGCTGCTCTGCGGAGGGCTCGCCGCCGCCGCCCGGGCCGCCGACGGCAGCTCGGCCGGCGTGGTGGCCCTCCTGCTGCTGCCGTTCGTGCTGCTCGCGGCCGTCACCTCGCCCCTGGCCTTCCCGAGGTCGACCGGAGCGGCGGAGGCCCTGCGCCGCGCCGAGGCCGACGGCCGTCCCGTCGTCTACTGGCGGCCCGGCTGCGCGTACTGCCTGCGGCTGCGCCTCAGGCTGGGCGCCCGGGCCCGCCGGGCGCACTGGGTCGACATCTGGCGCGACCCGGAGGGCGCGGCGCAGGTCCGGGCGGCCACCGGCGGCGACGAGACGGTGCCGACCGTCGTCGTGGCGGGCCGGGCCCATGTGAACCCCGATCCCGGCTGGGTGCGCGACCGGCTCGCGAAGCCCGCGGGCTAG